In the Arachis ipaensis cultivar K30076 chromosome B10, Araip1.1, whole genome shotgun sequence genome, one interval contains:
- the LOC107621492 gene encoding uncharacterized protein LOC107621492 isoform X2, translating to MGGDFNEILEVEDRFGCNTLTQNSLLFREWVEAMELLELELRDRKYTWYGGRSCRRIDRVFIHVELQECFDIVRLKMLSRSLSDHCLLLVDSGVVDWGPKPFRTIDAWLTHAGFKETVRKEWEKSRERNLLEKLDLLKRPLRVWNKEKFGSINCQIEKIESEIQSVDKCFAEGIQDECLLARNKALKILLEKWYERKDDYWRQMSRSRYATPLDRNTKYFHAVTKVKRRGKVMNSVCIDGEYIREPCTVKREIRRYFENLYREDKHLSIGFDMSLVKRISSEDSIFLERKPKREEIKGAVWECELSRAPGPDGFNFKSIRNLWDIIGEDFSQVVEDFF from the coding sequence ATGGGAGGAGACTTCAATGAGATATTGGAAGTGGAGGATAGGTTCGGGTGTAACACGCTAACCCAGAACAGCTTACTGTTTAGGGAGTGGGTGGAGGCTATGGAGTTATTGGAACTGGAGTTACGGGATCGAAAATACACTTGGTATGGAGGTCGCTCATGTAGAAGAATTGATAGGGTGTTTATTCATGTTGAATTGCAAGAATGTTTTGATATAGTTCGTCTGAAGATGCTGTCGAGAAGTTTATCTGACCATTGTCTATTGTTGGTGGATTCTGGAGTTGTCGATTGGGGTCCTAAGCCGTTTCGAACGATAGATGCGTGGTTGACACATGCTGGATTCAAAGAAACAGTAAGAAAGGAGTGGGAGAAATCAAGGGAAAGAAACTTATTGGAAAAATTAGACTTGTTGAAGCGACCTCTTAGAGTTTGGAATAAAGAAAAATTTGGATCCATCAACTGCCAAATAGAGAAGATAGAGTCTGAAATTCAAAGTGTGGATAAGTGCTTTGCTGAGGGTATCCAAGATGAGTGTCTACTTGCACGAAACAAGGCCTTGAAGATTTTGTTGGAAAAATGGTATGAGCGAAAAGATGATTATTGGAGACAAATGTCAAGATCGAGGTATGCTACACCGCTAGATCGAAACACCAAATACTTTCATGCGGTGACTAAGGTGAAAAGGAGGGGTAAGGTTATGAATTCAGTTTGTATTGATGGAGAATATATAAGGGAGCCGTGCACAGTTAAAAGAGAGATAAGACGGTATTTTGAGAATTTATACAGGGAGGATAAGCATTTATCAATTGGGTTTGATATGTCCTTGGTAAAAAGGATTAGCAGTGAAGACTCAATTTTTTTGGAAAGGAAGCCAAAAAGAGAGGAAATCAAGGGCGCAGTTTGGGAGTGCGAGCTGTCTAGAGCACCTGGTCCGGATGGATTCAATTTCAAAAGTATTAGAAACTTATGGGACATCATAGGGGAAGACTTCAGTCAAGTGGTTGAGGATTTTTTTTGA
- the LOC107621492 gene encoding uncharacterized protein LOC107621492 isoform X1, with amino-acid sequence MYYLNLFKMPKAVVTKITSLQSRFFWGKSDGTKGMSIVSWSLIQKPKSQGGLGVRDLVLKNAALLFKWWWRFDKEECPLWKRVVCSCNKLDSKKGLEKQQMKNTRSLWNTIGNLRFSEAELFSIFYEGMQLQLGDGTRTLFWNNVWMKDGRLRDRFPNLYRVAVDKACTISDCSFWDGYVWRWGLQWRRALWLWEEQELSELQTGLTKVGIRQSEVDKLIWKHDKEGNFSVKSFLNVLYKNKNLGQEPNMFNFYNNLWRSLVPPRVEIFVWFVILERVNTKDKLVRCGILPTSEITCVICGKAPESVHHLFFTCEYAWKLWGSALRFWNILWVWAGDPRQCFESWIHGANRKGEKEDWMTTFFCCNLVSVET; translated from the coding sequence ATGTATTATTTGAACTTGTTTAAGATGCCTAAAGCAGTCGTGACAAAGATAACGTCTCTTCAGTCAAGATTTTTCTGGGGAAAAAGTGATGGAACGAAGGGGATGTCAATAGTGAGCTGGAGCCTAATTCAAAAGCCAAAGAGTCAAGGCGGACTGGGTGTGAGAGATCTAGTATTAAAGAATGCAGCACTCTtattcaagtggtggtggcgttTTGACAAAGAGGAGTGCCCACTTTGGAAGAGAGTGGTGTGTTCATGTAATAAATTGGATTCTAAAAAGGGACTGGAGAAACAACAAATGAAAAATACAAGGAGTCTTTGGAATACTATTGGCAACTTGAGATTTAGTGAAGCTGAGCTTTTTAGCATTTTCTATGAAGGTATGCAGTTGCAATTGGGAGATGGAACTAGAACGCTTTTTTGGAACAATGTTTGGATGAAAGATGGGAGGCTTAGAGACAGATTCCCAAATCTCTATAGGGTAGCAGTTGATAAGGCGTGCACCATCAGTGATTGTAGCTTTTGGGATGGGTATGTTTGGAGATGGGGGTTGCAATGGAGAAGAGCTTTGTGGTTGTGGGAAGAGCAAGAGCTGAGTGAGCTACAAACAGGCCTAACAAAGGTGGGGATTCGACAAAGCGAAGTGGATAAGCTGATATGGAAACATGACAAGGAAGGTAATTTCTCTGTAAAATCTTTTTTGAATGTGTTATATAAGAATAAAAATCTAGGACAAGAGCCAAATATGTTCAATTTTTATAACAATTTGTGGAGGAGTTTGGTCCCTCCTCGTGTGGAGATTTTTGTGTGGTTTGTAATATTAGAAAGAGTGAACACCAAAGACAAGTTAGTTAGATGTGGAATCTTACCAACATCAGAAATTACCTGTGTTATCTGCGGCAAGGCACCAGAATCTGTTCATCATCTATTTTTCACATGCGAATATGCATGGAAACTGTGGGGTTCAGCTCTTAGGTTTTGGAATATACTTTGGGTTTGGGCAGGAGATCCTAGACAATGTTTTGAGTCGTGGATACATGGAGCGAATAGGAAGGGTGAAAAAGAGGATTGGATGACAACTTTTTTTTGCTGTAATTTGGTCTCTGTGGAAACATAG